The following coding sequences lie in one Deltaproteobacteria bacterium genomic window:
- a CDS encoding MBL fold metallo-hydrolase has product MRVHHLECGRMTPIAGRLVFGADARHRHLLCHCVLLELPDRLVLVDSGFGLADIADPRGRLGGLFLGGIRPQLDSHATAVSQIEALGFAMSDVRDIVLTHMDVDHIGGIADFPHARIHVSQAELDRATTRPTFDDRLRYHPAQWAHDAKFRTYAAQGEPWFGFAAVRSLDDLPPELLLIELAGHSRGHVGIAIDTGARWLLHCGDAYFHRNEVAATPSCPAGLRWFQRFMAQDNALRVANQARLRELAAEHRADVRLFCAHDVDEYEALAQ; this is encoded by the coding sequence ATTCGAGTCCACCACCTCGAGTGCGGCCGCATGACACCGATCGCGGGCCGTCTCGTGTTCGGTGCGGACGCGCGGCACCGCCACCTGCTGTGCCACTGCGTGCTGCTCGAGCTGCCCGATCGTCTGGTGCTGGTCGACAGCGGCTTCGGCCTGGCCGACATCGCCGACCCGCGCGGGCGTCTGGGTGGGCTGTTCCTCGGCGGCATTCGGCCGCAGCTCGACTCGCACGCGACCGCCGTGAGCCAGATCGAGGCCCTCGGGTTCGCGATGTCCGACGTCCGCGACATCGTGCTCACGCACATGGACGTGGATCACATCGGCGGCATCGCCGACTTCCCCCACGCCCGCATCCACGTGAGCCAGGCCGAGCTCGATCGCGCGACCACGCGGCCGACCTTCGACGATCGTCTGCGCTATCACCCGGCGCAGTGGGCCCACGACGCGAAGTTCCGCACCTACGCGGCGCAAGGCGAGCCGTGGTTCGGCTTCGCCGCGGTGCGCTCGCTCGACGACCTGCCGCCCGAGCTGCTGCTGATCGAGCTCGCGGGCCACTCACGCGGGCATGTCGGTATCGCGATCGACACCGGCGCGCGCTGGCTGCTGCACTGTGGCGACGCGTACTTCCACCGCAACGAGGTCGCCGCCACACCGAGCTGCCCCGCCGGCCTGCGGTGGTTCCAGCGCTTCATGGCCCAGGACAACGCGCTGCGCGTGGCCAACCAGGCCCGCCTGCGCGAGCTCGCCGCGGAGCACCGGGCAGACGTGCGTCTGTTCTGCGCCCACGATGTCGACGAGTACGAGGCGCTGGCGCAGTGA
- a CDS encoding Hsp70 family protein, which translates to MTAPTPRVGIDFGTSSSAIAMADADGAVRFAQFPAGVDPTAAVATGMGPSWRTLLFFDPDAQKVELPVQYHAGAEAIAAYLEAAGEGRLVQSFKTHLTSESLGRTQIAHHALGLEDMIALYLLRLRQRAEADLGCTIERALIGRPVRFAGGRSPEDDALAERRLRAAAALAGFHEVELELEPVGAAHHYARTLTRPELALVADFGAGTTDFCVMKVGPTGHDTAPARDIVAIGGVAAAGDDLDAALIDHIVCPLLGKGDSYVEMGGQRKAIPSSYYYKLARWHHLSFLGGTRTRTELERLRRGAQHPERIAALMHIIETNQAFHLHKSVERVKLELSRHEHAAFHFTDGPIDIHAEVTRADFERWIVDTTDAIAKALDDTLARAKLAPRAIDCVFMTGGTAFVPAVRRLFEQRFGADKLRSGDELMSIASGLALRASGS; encoded by the coding sequence GTGACCGCCCCCACTCCCCGCGTCGGCATCGACTTCGGCACCTCGAGCTCGGCGATCGCCATGGCCGACGCCGATGGTGCCGTGCGATTCGCCCAGTTCCCCGCCGGCGTCGATCCGACCGCCGCGGTCGCAACCGGCATGGGCCCGAGCTGGCGCACGCTGTTGTTCTTCGACCCCGACGCGCAGAAGGTCGAGCTGCCGGTGCAGTACCACGCCGGCGCCGAGGCCATCGCCGCGTACCTCGAGGCCGCAGGCGAGGGTCGCCTGGTGCAGTCGTTCAAGACCCACCTCACCAGTGAGTCGCTCGGGCGCACGCAGATCGCCCACCACGCGCTCGGGCTCGAGGACATGATCGCGCTGTACCTGCTGCGGCTGCGTCAGCGCGCGGAGGCCGATCTCGGCTGCACCATCGAGCGCGCGCTCATCGGACGGCCGGTGCGCTTCGCCGGTGGCCGCAGCCCCGAGGACGACGCGCTCGCCGAGCGACGACTGCGGGCCGCGGCTGCGCTGGCGGGCTTCCACGAGGTCGAGCTCGAGCTCGAGCCGGTCGGCGCCGCGCACCACTACGCGCGCACGCTGACGCGTCCCGAGCTGGCGCTGGTGGCCGACTTCGGCGCCGGCACCACCGACTTCTGCGTGATGAAGGTCGGCCCGACCGGGCACGACACCGCACCTGCGCGCGACATCGTGGCGATCGGCGGCGTGGCGGCGGCGGGCGACGATCTCGACGCCGCGCTCATCGATCACATCGTGTGCCCGCTGCTGGGCAAGGGCGACAGCTACGTCGAGATGGGCGGGCAACGCAAGGCCATCCCGAGCTCGTACTACTACAAGCTGGCGCGCTGGCATCACCTGTCGTTCTTGGGCGGCACGCGGACGCGCACCGAGCTCGAGCGGCTGCGTCGGGGCGCCCAGCACCCCGAGCGCATCGCCGCGCTCATGCATATCATCGAGACCAACCAGGCCTTCCACCTGCACAAGTCGGTCGAGCGCGTGAAGCTCGAGCTCTCACGCCACGAGCACGCCGCCTTCCACTTCACCGACGGGCCCATCGACATCCACGCCGAGGTCACCCGCGCGGACTTCGAGCGCTGGATCGTCGACACCACCGACGCCATCGCGAAGGCGCTCGACGACACGCTCGCGCGGGCCAAGCTGGCCCCGCGAGCAATCGACTGCGTCTTCATGACCGGCGGCACCGCGTTCGTGCCCGCGGTGCGGCGCCTGTTCGAGCAGCGCTTCGGCGCCGACAAGCTGCGCAGTGGCGACGAGCTGATGTCGATCGCCTCGGGTCTGGCGCTGCGTGCCAGCGGGTCGTGA
- a CDS encoding TonB-dependent receptor, translated as MSRRVQRVLLAMGLSAAPQVARAAPPASRDYQGPGAVTPTPPSATPPPSTPPSTPPGAAPTTPPAETPPPAETPPPAETPPPAETPPPAETPPTPAKPTGPVAPAEEESWDGGFEVVDLTEDKEALAKELEVKTVEVKGDAGTIRGKLKDATTGAPLIGAYVEALGTQYKTKSDLEGNYVLELPPGTYDLRIRSDANEPRRISGVVVSKGSDETINSELTQLAGANMVVAVKAEMNKESEGARLQQRRESAATRDILSRESISKSGGGSTASVAVRIVGATVLDGKYLFVRGLGHRYGNTLFDGARLPSPEPDIRTVPLDIVPSGALSAINVQKTFTPDRPGDFAGGSVQLESREIPRKLLFELNLRTGGNTQTTFRDRTFEGGFPGPDAFGFGNLPRRLPDAIPNDHPANRNALGDDLKPVWTAKQIERFGESLYTDTRVRRGRVALPDLNGQATVGYGFKPTNTSKLGFLVSAGYRNQRRTLRENWKWYSVVEEPTGSGNYDLTAPRIDFRGIRTVANAQWSTVAMVKYDVDEHNKLSALAFYSRDADNEARSLTGPAENGDLLTTRIRYVMRSILLTRLGGHHVIPKAKDLAIDWFGSYAQAQRDDPSIRDMVYQPDPGAGDWRLSGSGASVMFLNLKDHTGSGAVDFTLPFKQWRQLDGKAKIGVWAEGKDRTFTVRRFTFQTVNGIDAPLGTGNLLINKYIGGGLSPAAGGQQPFYLSETTQPYDSYRAEQQIYATYGMLDLPIVRWFRIAGGVRFEANRQKVEPFDQFTGQTDAMRSSKIKNNSVLPSLSFIFPATDKMNVRIGATQTVARPEFRELAPFLFSDFAGGITVLGNPSLKSAQIWNGDLRWEWFPSAEEVVAVSLFGKYFIDPIERTMSAGASNPNVSFRNARYAYNVGAELELRKNLEFITKQLREVSVGANFAYVFSRVRLNDNCAIEDPLCDPEAAKDVSTSRVRPLQGQSPFVANAYLDWEHKSSGTSLRLLYNMVGRNLAFVGGNKLPDIYQQAIHQLDFVGKQRIYKNLAGLLQVGNMLNWPIVWRQGPQKALNYRMYPGATIMFGISYEL; from the coding sequence ATGTCTCGCCGGGTCCAACGGGTCCTGCTCGCGATGGGTCTATCCGCAGCTCCGCAGGTGGCACGCGCCGCGCCGCCGGCGTCGCGTGACTACCAGGGGCCGGGCGCGGTGACGCCGACGCCACCGAGCGCCACGCCGCCGCCGTCGACACCACCGTCGACGCCACCGGGCGCGGCCCCGACGACGCCGCCGGCCGAGACGCCGCCGCCGGCCGAGACGCCGCCGCCGGCCGAGACGCCGCCGCCGGCCGAGACGCCGCCGCCGGCCGAGACGCCGCCGACACCCGCCAAGCCCACCGGCCCGGTCGCGCCCGCCGAGGAGGAGAGCTGGGACGGTGGCTTCGAGGTCGTCGATCTCACCGAGGACAAGGAAGCGCTCGCGAAGGAGCTCGAGGTCAAGACCGTCGAGGTCAAGGGCGACGCGGGCACGATCCGCGGCAAGCTCAAGGACGCGACCACCGGCGCGCCACTCATCGGCGCCTACGTCGAGGCGCTCGGCACCCAGTACAAGACCAAGAGCGATCTCGAGGGCAACTACGTGCTCGAGCTCCCGCCGGGCACCTACGACCTGCGCATCCGCAGCGACGCCAACGAGCCGCGCCGCATCTCGGGCGTGGTCGTCAGCAAGGGCAGCGACGAGACCATCAACAGCGAGCTCACCCAGCTGGCGGGCGCGAACATGGTCGTCGCGGTCAAGGCCGAGATGAACAAGGAGAGCGAGGGCGCGCGGCTGCAGCAGCGGCGCGAGTCGGCGGCAACGCGCGACATCCTCAGCCGCGAGAGCATCTCGAAGTCGGGCGGTGGCTCGACCGCGTCGGTGGCGGTGCGCATCGTCGGTGCGACCGTGCTCGACGGCAAGTACCTGTTCGTGCGCGGCCTCGGCCACCGCTACGGCAACACGCTCTTCGACGGCGCGCGCCTACCCTCGCCCGAGCCCGACATCCGCACCGTGCCACTCGACATCGTGCCCTCGGGTGCGCTGTCGGCCATCAACGTGCAGAAGACCTTCACGCCCGATCGGCCCGGCGACTTCGCCGGCGGCTCGGTGCAGCTCGAGAGCCGCGAGATCCCGCGCAAGCTACTGTTCGAGCTCAACCTGCGCACCGGCGGCAACACCCAGACCACGTTCCGCGACCGCACGTTCGAGGGCGGATTTCCAGGGCCCGATGCGTTCGGCTTCGGCAACCTGCCGCGCCGGCTGCCCGACGCGATTCCCAACGATCATCCCGCCAACCGCAACGCGCTCGGCGACGACCTCAAGCCGGTGTGGACCGCGAAGCAGATCGAGCGCTTCGGCGAGTCGCTCTACACCGACACCCGCGTGCGTCGCGGTCGCGTCGCGCTGCCGGATCTGAACGGCCAAGCGACGGTCGGCTACGGCTTCAAGCCCACCAACACCAGCAAGCTCGGCTTCCTGGTGTCGGCCGGCTATCGCAACCAGCGTCGCACGCTGCGGGAGAACTGGAAGTGGTACTCGGTGGTCGAGGAGCCGACCGGCTCGGGCAACTACGATCTCACCGCGCCGCGCATCGACTTCCGCGGCATCCGCACCGTCGCCAACGCGCAGTGGTCGACCGTCGCGATGGTCAAGTACGACGTCGACGAGCACAACAAGCTCAGCGCGCTGGCGTTCTACTCGCGCGATGCCGACAACGAGGCCCGCTCGCTGACCGGCCCGGCCGAGAACGGCGACCTGCTGACCACGCGCATCCGCTACGTCATGCGTTCGATCTTGCTGACGCGCCTGGGTGGTCACCACGTGATCCCCAAGGCGAAGGATCTCGCAATCGACTGGTTCGGCTCCTACGCCCAGGCGCAGCGCGACGATCCCAGCATCCGCGACATGGTCTACCAGCCCGATCCCGGCGCCGGCGACTGGCGGCTGTCGGGGTCGGGCGCCAGCGTGATGTTCTTGAACCTGAAGGACCACACCGGTAGCGGCGCGGTCGACTTCACGCTGCCGTTCAAGCAGTGGCGACAGCTCGATGGCAAGGCCAAGATCGGCGTGTGGGCCGAGGGCAAGGATCGCACCTTCACGGTGCGCCGCTTCACCTTCCAGACCGTCAACGGCATCGATGCGCCGCTCGGCACCGGCAACCTGCTCATCAACAAGTACATCGGCGGCGGCCTGAGCCCTGCGGCCGGTGGCCAGCAGCCGTTTTACCTCTCCGAGACCACGCAGCCCTACGACAGCTACCGTGCGGAGCAGCAGATCTACGCCACCTACGGCATGCTGGACCTCCCGATCGTGCGGTGGTTCCGCATCGCCGGCGGCGTGCGCTTCGAGGCCAACCGTCAGAAGGTCGAGCCGTTCGATCAGTTCACCGGCCAGACCGACGCAATGCGCTCGTCGAAGATCAAGAACAACAGCGTGCTGCCCTCGCTGTCGTTCATCTTCCCGGCGACCGACAAGATGAACGTGCGCATCGGCGCCACGCAGACGGTCGCGCGACCCGAGTTCCGCGAGCTGGCGCCATTTCTGTTCTCGGACTTCGCCGGCGGCATCACGGTGCTGGGCAACCCGAGCCTGAAGTCGGCGCAGATCTGGAACGGCGATCTGCGCTGGGAGTGGTTCCCGAGCGCCGAAGAGGTCGTCGCGGTGTCGCTGTTCGGCAAGTACTTCATCGATCCGATCGAGCGGACGATGTCGGCCGGCGCCAGCAACCCCAACGTCTCGTTCCGCAACGCGCGCTATGCCTACAACGTCGGCGCCGAGCTCGAGCTGCGCAAGAACCTCGAGTTCATCACCAAGCAGCTGCGCGAGGTCTCGGTCGGCGCCAACTTCGCGTACGTGTTCTCCCGCGTACGTTTGAACGACAACTGCGCGATCGAAGATCCGCTGTGCGATCCCGAGGCCGCCAAGGACGTCTCGACCTCGCGCGTGCGGCCGCTACAGGGGCAGTCGCCGTTCGTGGCGAACGCCTACCTCGACTGGGAGCACAAGAGCAGCGGCACCAGCCTGCGTCTGCTCTACAACATGGTCGGCCGCAACCTCGCGTTCGTCGGCGGCAACAAGCTGCCCGACATCTACCAGCAGGCGATCCACCAGCTCGACTTCGTCGGCAAGCAGCGCATCTACAAGAACCTCGCCGGCCTGCTGCAGGTCGGCAACATGCTCAACTGGCCGATCGTGTGGCGACAGGGGCCGCAGAAGGCGCTGAACTACCGCATGTATCCGGGTGCCACGATCATGTTCGGCATCTCGTATGAGCTGTAG
- a CDS encoding response regulator transcription factor, which yields MSTTILVVDDEQDLVATMEHALRREGFRTVAAHNGQDALALASREPLPDLVLLDLMLPDLSGTEVCRALRARDATRNLPIVMVTARDEEIDRVVGFEVGADDYIAKPFSLRELVLRVRAILRRAQNPEPESSETLIELGPVRIDALGHRVWIGGEEIQLTALEFKLLHTLASRRGRVQTRETLLHDVWGHQSGIPTRTVDTHVQRLRKKIGEASDFIETLRGVGYRYRPNVE from the coding sequence ATGTCCACCACCATCCTCGTGGTCGATGACGAACAAGATCTCGTGGCGACGATGGAGCATGCTCTGCGTCGCGAGGGCTTCCGTACCGTCGCGGCTCACAACGGCCAGGATGCGCTCGCGCTGGCCTCCCGCGAGCCGCTGCCGGATCTCGTGCTCTTGGATCTGATGTTGCCTGATCTCTCGGGCACCGAGGTCTGCCGCGCACTGCGGGCACGCGACGCCACCCGCAACCTGCCCATCGTCATGGTGACCGCGCGCGACGAAGAGATCGATCGCGTGGTCGGCTTCGAGGTGGGCGCCGACGACTACATCGCCAAGCCGTTCAGCCTGCGCGAGCTGGTGCTGCGCGTGCGCGCGATCCTCCGACGCGCACAGAACCCCGAGCCCGAGTCGAGCGAGACGTTGATCGAGCTCGGCCCGGTGCGCATCGACGCGCTGGGGCACCGCGTATGGATCGGCGGCGAAGAGATCCAGCTGACCGCGCTCGAGTTCAAGCTGCTGCACACGCTGGCCTCGCGACGTGGGCGCGTGCAGACCCGCGAGACCCTGCTGCACGATGTCTGGGGCCATCAGTCCGGCATTCCCACGCGCACGGTCGACACCCACGTGCAACGCCTGCGCAAGAAGATCGGTGAGGCGTCGGACTTCATCGAGACGCTGCGCGGGGTCGGCTATCGCTACCGCCCCAACGTCGAATAG
- a CDS encoding LamG domain-containing protein: MRAQWLPLVGSLLATACFNPSSSAGTAAQGESHGSETGVGSTSQACAAGDAGCDCYPNATCNDSLVCDPATMLCVPDDCVSATQGCPCIEAQCLPGLMCDGGLCQPETSATDSSTGAAADSSSSGGGESDLVLHLPLDDDFMALSGATDIGPLELPVVCDGPGCPAKVPGRIGDAASFTGSSYLTVAGTGPLDLAGAFTIALWVRDTTNSTSTRVFLNRLVGDGNLASYEIEFYSGQLFAAVSDGTTPYTLGADHAFDPNQPWFHVALVVDGATATLYRDAVAVATVDGVSIGYQDAPLVLGADNDTGNIFDDFFVGELDDLRVYAHALDVVELEALIVAAG, encoded by the coding sequence ATGCGTGCGCAGTGGCTGCCTCTCGTCGGCTCGTTGCTCGCGACGGCGTGCTTCAACCCGTCGTCGAGCGCCGGTACGGCGGCGCAGGGCGAGTCCCATGGTTCGGAGACGGGCGTCGGCAGTACGTCGCAGGCGTGCGCGGCCGGTGACGCCGGATGTGATTGCTACCCCAACGCGACCTGCAACGACTCGCTCGTCTGCGACCCCGCCACCATGTTGTGCGTCCCGGACGACTGCGTGTCGGCGACGCAGGGCTGCCCGTGCATCGAGGCCCAGTGCCTGCCCGGTCTGATGTGCGACGGCGGGCTGTGCCAGCCCGAGACGAGTGCCACCGACTCGAGCACGGGCGCGGCTGCAGACAGCAGCAGCAGTGGCGGTGGCGAGTCCGATCTCGTGCTGCACCTGCCGCTCGACGATGACTTCATGGCGCTCTCCGGTGCCACCGACATCGGGCCGTTGGAGCTGCCCGTGGTGTGCGACGGCCCCGGGTGCCCGGCCAAGGTGCCCGGCCGCATCGGTGACGCCGCCAGCTTCACCGGCTCGAGCTACCTGACGGTCGCGGGCACGGGCCCGCTCGATCTCGCGGGCGCCTTCACGATCGCGTTGTGGGTGCGCGACACGACCAACTCGACGAGCACCCGGGTCTTCCTCAATCGACTCGTCGGCGATGGCAACCTCGCGAGCTATGAGATCGAGTTCTACTCGGGGCAGCTGTTCGCCGCCGTGTCGGATGGAACCACGCCGTACACGCTCGGCGCGGACCATGCCTTCGACCCCAACCAGCCCTGGTTCCACGTCGCGTTGGTGGTCGATGGCGCGACCGCCACGCTGTACCGCGACGCCGTGGCGGTCGCGACCGTCGACGGGGTCAGCATCGGCTACCAGGACGCGCCGCTGGTCTTGGGCGCCGACAACGATACCGGCAACATCTTCGATGACTTCTTCGTCGGCGAGCTCGATGATCTTCGCGTGTACGCGCACGCGCTCGACGTGGTCGAGCTCGAGGCGTTGATCGTCGCGGCGGGTTGA
- a CDS encoding arginase family protein: protein MALLRGLAGVNLCGMDLVEVTPMLDHADVTCLLAAHLLYEGLALAALPRT from the coding sequence ATGGCCCTGCTGCGTGGCCTCGCGGGTGTGAACCTGTGCGGCATGGATCTGGTCGAGGTCACGCCGATGCTCGATCACGCCGACGTGACGTGCTTGCTGGCGGCACACCTGCTGTACGAAGGCCTGGCCCTGGCCGCGCTGCCCCGCACGTAG
- a CDS encoding biopolymer transporter ExbD, with amino-acid sequence MGVQLDAGGGRKRGIAPNINVTPLVDVVLVLLIIFMVVIPNMQDGKTIELLKVTAADKVDTENEPITLTVDRAEVCTYEKVDMSKDQCMAALRQAWSENPRRRVLLRGDATLPYRVMRGYFHEAQQIGFAGVSLAVGVGREWSSEES; translated from the coding sequence GTGGGCGTTCAGCTTGACGCTGGTGGCGGCCGCAAGCGCGGCATCGCCCCTAACATCAACGTCACGCCGTTGGTCGACGTGGTGTTGGTGCTGCTCATCATCTTCATGGTGGTCATCCCCAACATGCAGGATGGCAAGACCATCGAGCTGTTGAAGGTGACCGCGGCCGACAAGGTCGACACCGAGAACGAGCCCATCACGCTCACGGTCGATCGCGCCGAGGTCTGCACCTACGAGAAGGTCGACATGAGCAAGGACCAGTGCATGGCCGCGCTGCGGCAGGCTTGGTCGGAGAATCCAAGGCGTCGCGTGTTGCTGCGCGGCGACGCCACGCTGCCGTATCGAGTGATGCGCGGCTACTTCCACGAGGCCCAGCAGATCGGCTTCGCCGGGGTCTCGCTGGCGGTCGGCGTGGGTCGCGAGTGGTCGTCGGAGGAGAGCTAG
- a CDS encoding MotA/TolQ/ExbB proton channel family protein, producing MELSLVEIWESMGLMARLVAISLVGMGFASLVVAIERIMVLRRATALSSAFATKARPLLEDRDVDTLLDLARGAEYAKAPLPRLIRFGLESFKANRKDEAVDAVEMSRRELARRLEQLAAEARRGMGILASTGSTAPFIGLFGTVIGIITAFQGIAASGGGGIGAVSAGIAEALIVTAVGLVVAIGAVLVFNYLTARFDKFDMTMQHAASELVDYLEGAGGRSA from the coding sequence ATGGAGCTGTCACTCGTCGAAATCTGGGAATCCATGGGCCTCATGGCCCGCCTCGTCGCCATCTCGCTGGTCGGGATGGGCTTCGCGAGCCTCGTGGTCGCCATCGAGCGCATCATGGTGCTGCGTCGCGCGACCGCGCTGTCGTCGGCGTTCGCCACCAAGGCCCGGCCGCTGCTCGAGGATCGCGACGTCGACACGTTGCTCGATCTGGCGCGCGGGGCCGAGTACGCCAAGGCACCGCTGCCGCGGCTCATCCGCTTCGGCCTCGAGAGCTTCAAGGCCAACCGCAAGGACGAGGCCGTGGATGCGGTCGAGATGTCGCGCCGCGAGCTCGCGCGACGCCTCGAGCAGCTCGCCGCCGAGGCCCGCCGTGGCATGGGCATCCTCGCGTCGACCGGCTCGACTGCGCCGTTCATCGGCCTGTTCGGCACCGTCATCGGCATCATCACCGCCTTCCAGGGCATCGCTGCCTCGGGTGGTGGTGGCATCGGTGCGGTCTCGGCCGGTATTGCCGAGGCGCTCATCGTGACCGCGGTGGGCCTCGTGGTCGCCATCGGTGCGGTGTTGGTCTTCAACTACCTCACCGCGCGTTTCGACAAGTTCGACATGACCATGCAGCACGCCGCCAGCGAGCTGGTGGACTACTTGGAGGGCGCCGGTGGGCGTTCAGCTTGA
- a CDS encoding TonB family protein, whose amino-acid sequence MLGGFDPSSEKLFFQRRRGGALLTAIAIYAGALAYGLTRDHDEEIVDVGLEPELKDFAVEEEPVVEEEPPPPPPPEAKVQVTSKPKPKPKLKPPPAKPQDVAPETNVGKTYDAPAGGGTPGGTGTGTAPPKPAKPKLEAPPKPKVEAPPKPKKPEAEPIDPTKPIDRPENATAAKPDPGNKSPAYPESLRDQGITGEVVLKLHIHRDGTVRGAKVLRKRSTAATEEEKDAAEKLFLKAAIDAVKSWKFTPSTIAGEPISVWQQATIPFSLTGG is encoded by the coding sequence ATGCTCGGCGGATTCGATCCCAGCAGCGAGAAGCTGTTCTTCCAGCGACGCCGTGGCGGCGCGCTGCTGACGGCGATCGCCATCTACGCGGGCGCGTTGGCCTACGGGCTCACGCGTGACCACGACGAGGAGATCGTCGATGTCGGGCTCGAGCCCGAGCTGAAGGACTTCGCGGTCGAAGAAGAACCGGTCGTCGAGGAGGAGCCACCTCCGCCGCCGCCGCCCGAGGCGAAGGTGCAGGTCACCAGCAAGCCGAAGCCGAAGCCGAAGCTCAAGCCGCCGCCAGCCAAGCCGCAGGACGTCGCGCCCGAGACCAACGTCGGCAAGACCTACGACGCGCCCGCCGGTGGTGGCACGCCCGGTGGCACCGGCACCGGTACCGCACCGCCCAAGCCGGCCAAGCCGAAGCTCGAAGCACCGCCCAAGCCCAAGGTCGAAGCGCCGCCCAAGCCGAAGAAGCCCGAGGCCGAGCCGATCGATCCGACCAAGCCGATCGACAGGCCCGAGAACGCGACCGCGGCCAAGCCCGATCCCGGCAACAAGTCGCCGGCCTATCCCGAGTCGCTGCGCGACCAGGGCATCACCGGCGAGGTCGTGCTCAAGCTGCACATCCACCGCGACGGCACCGTCCGCGGCGCCAAGGTCCTGCGCAAGCGCAGCACCGCGGCCACCGAGGAAGAGAAGGACGCCGCGGAGAAGCTGTTCCTCAAGGCCGCGATCGATGCGGTCAAGAGCTGGAAGTTCACGCCCTCCACCATCGCTGGCGAGCCGATCTCGGTCTGGCAGCAAGCGACCATTCCGTTCTCTCTCACCGGCGGCTAG
- a CDS encoding biopolymer transporter ExbD: MGMSIGTGFKAKVRPDMNVTPLVDVVLVLLIIFMTLAPVMTEAFNVRLPPKDDTDEQLDQVNDADKPLVLSVLADGSLEVNTVALAREELPERLRRMFNARPDNVLYLDGDDEAPYGAVLGAVDLARSGAASPVVMITKKLE; encoded by the coding sequence ATGGGCATGAGCATCGGCACCGGCTTCAAGGCCAAGGTCCGCCCCGACATGAACGTCACGCCACTGGTCGACGTGGTGTTGGTGTTGCTCATCATCTTCATGACGCTGGCGCCGGTGATGACCGAGGCGTTCAACGTGCGGCTGCCGCCCAAGGACGACACCGACGAGCAGCTCGATCAGGTCAACGACGCCGACAAGCCGCTGGTGCTGAGCGTGCTCGCCGATGGCTCGCTCGAGGTGAACACCGTCGCGCTCGCGCGCGAGGAGCTGCCGGAGCGTCTGCGCCGCATGTTCAATGCGCGCCCCGACAACGTGCTCTACCTCGACGGTGACGACGAGGCGCCCTACGGCGCCGTGCTCGGTGCCGTCGATCTGGCGCGCAGTGGAGCTGCGTCGCCGGTGGTGATGATCACCAAGAAGCTCGAGTAG